Within the Bacillota bacterium genome, the region CACGAACTTGACCTTGAGTTCCTCCGCCTTCTTAAGCACGTCTTCCTTCGTAAGACTCGGCATTCCTCTTCCTCCTCATTCCCCACGTTTAGGAGCGGGATTCCTCCGGGTATCGATCATCCTGAGAAGCTCGGGGCGATTGGCTAGAGGATAAACGGACCTGAGCGAGACAACCTCCCCGAAGCGCACCGCAGCATCGCTAGACTTGACGAGGTCATCGCGGCCAGTCGCTTGCGGGCCGCGCCTGGCGGCAAGCATCGCCCGCACTTCGTCGATCCGCCACCGCTGGGCCAGTAACCGCTT harbors:
- a CDS encoding MerR family transcriptional regulator yields the protein MVDVPRDAPLYTIGAVRRLTGLTDRQIRYYDETGLVVPARTPGNQRLYSEADVEALKEVKRLLAQRWRIDEVRAMLAARRGPQATGRDDLVKSSDAAVRFGEVVSLRSVYPLANRPELLRMIDTRRNPAPKRGE